The Paenibacillus sp. RUD330 genome has a segment encoding these proteins:
- a CDS encoding PLP-dependent aminotransferase family protein, with product MFWKPDPTGSDSVYIQICRHYEEQIRSGLLPPGSKLPAERDLALRLAVNRSTVQAAYGELRALGLVQSRPGSGTSVSDSMWEQGERQPDWIRYLRRRYNPSCRLQEAVNEAPGEGVIDLTQGELHRSLMPLELLERLSGELDWSRPFSYRDDPLGDRGLREALAYHPSLGPSLAAKPDELLLTGGVKHSLGLVARAMLEPGDAVAVEGPSYLYAMGVFAEAGISMVRLPVDKDGLTPEALPELHRRHRIRLVVTNPTFQNPTGSTLSLARRLQLLAICSELRLPIIEDDPYSLLGRPGWTAIPSLRSLPGGRERVISCGTFSKIATPGMRTGWIAAPRAMMAPLKAARHASGLTTSRPGERLGAALLGSGRFDAGLEAVRAALERRREAAAEAAAACLAPHAASHAPIPEGGFYIWLKHGLARSGMEVLQGCLEQGVAVSPGELYGERPGWMRISVAAAEEDMIAEGIRRTAAALERLSGKEGHGNNRAGGRI from the coding sequence ATGTTCTGGAAACCGGATCCAACCGGCTCAGACTCCGTCTATATCCAGATATGCCGGCACTATGAGGAGCAGATTCGCAGCGGGCTGCTGCCTCCGGGCTCGAAGCTTCCGGCCGAACGGGATCTTGCCCTCAGGCTGGCGGTCAATCGCAGCACGGTCCAGGCGGCCTACGGCGAGCTGAGGGCGCTCGGCCTCGTCCAGTCGCGCCCGGGCAGCGGGACGAGCGTCAGCGACTCGATGTGGGAGCAGGGGGAGCGGCAGCCGGATTGGATCCGCTATTTGCGCCGGAGATACAATCCTTCCTGCCGGCTGCAGGAGGCCGTCAACGAGGCGCCGGGAGAAGGCGTGATCGACCTCACCCAAGGAGAGCTGCATCGCAGCCTGATGCCTCTGGAGCTGCTGGAGCGGCTGTCGGGAGAGCTTGATTGGAGCCGGCCGTTCAGCTACAGGGACGATCCGCTGGGCGATCGCGGCTTGAGAGAAGCGCTCGCCTACCATCCGTCGCTCGGCCCTTCGCTGGCGGCGAAGCCGGATGAGCTGCTCCTGACAGGCGGCGTCAAGCATTCGCTCGGCCTCGTCGCGAGGGCGATGCTGGAGCCGGGGGACGCCGTAGCGGTCGAAGGCCCGTCTTATTTGTACGCGATGGGCGTATTCGCGGAAGCCGGCATCTCGATGGTCCGGCTGCCGGTCGACAAGGACGGCCTCACGCCGGAAGCGCTCCCGGAGCTGCACCGCCGCCACCGGATCCGGCTTGTCGTCACGAATCCGACGTTCCAGAATCCGACCGGATCAACGCTGTCGCTGGCGAGACGGCTGCAGCTCCTCGCCATCTGCAGCGAGCTCAGGCTGCCGATCATCGAGGACGATCCCTACTCCTTGCTCGGCAGGCCGGGCTGGACGGCTATTCCTTCGCTGCGCTCGCTGCCAGGAGGCAGGGAACGGGTCATCTCCTGCGGGACGTTCTCCAAGATCGCCACTCCCGGCATGCGGACAGGCTGGATCGCGGCGCCAAGGGCGATGATGGCGCCGCTGAAGGCCGCGCGCCATGCCTCGGGCTTGACGACGAGCCGTCCGGGAGAACGTCTGGGAGCGGCGCTGCTGGGCAGCGGCCGGTTCGATGCCGGGCTGGAAGCCGTGCGCGCCGCGCTCGAACGCAGAAGAGAGGCGGCCGCGGAAGCCGCAGCGGCATGCCTTGCTCCGCATGCGGCCAGCCACGCGCCGATTCCGGAAGGAGGCTTTTATATCTGGCTGAAGCATGGCCTGGCGCGCTCCGGAATGGAAGTGCTGCAGGGATGCCTGGAGCAAGGCGTCGCCGTCAGTCCCGGGGAGCTGTACGGGGAGCGTCCCGGCTGGATGCGCATCAGCGTCGCGGCGGCCGAAGAGGACATGATTGCCGAGGGAATCCGGCGGACAGCCGCTGCGCTGGAGCGGCTGTCCGGCAAGGAAGGCCA
- a CDS encoding ATP-dependent DNA helicase produces MTPYPFEFDPTRPFIEQASDWISDVFYDILPEAGFEVRDEQIYMAFQLERAYKEKKTLFAEAGVGTGKTLVYLLYAVAYARYTRRPAVIACADESLIEQLTKAEGDIAKLAAYLDLQVDARMAKSQSQYLCLNKLDDVRGDEGYEAIYESLPEFVRKPDTLQAFHPYGSRKDYAGLDDARWSKIGWDVFQDCFVCPQRHRCGMTLSRDHYRKSPDLIICSHDFYMEHVWTAEARKREGQLPLLPEHSSVVFDEGHLLETAAQNALTYKLQHSVFESIISRLLQNDIREKLAYAIEDAITRSEELFRRLQQASSPVEGSERLEFELTPGLLREIRAFRSLLEEIEEQLVFESGLFTLDGYHLTIVEEHLDMIGTALALFEKPEGLITWLLPDPDGLTLVMMPRLVKEVLRERVFAKSMPIIFSSATLSAGGSFHYAADTLGIEDYLSFSTPSPYDYASQMEIHLDPAAAAEDKRRRTVDALRHSGGRALLLFPSRKQLESFRDWAAGAPEMMDYRLHFEGTAEISSLITAFQQDEESVLCAHTLWEGLDVPGPSLSLVVVWDLPWPPRDPVFNARRQAAESAFEEIEVPFMQLRLRQGIGRLIRSRGDSGEVVILSSQLLDRQVREAVVSVLPEGTLQEEN; encoded by the coding sequence TTGACCCCATATCCTTTTGAATTTGATCCGACCCGTCCCTTCATCGAGCAAGCCAGCGACTGGATCTCGGATGTTTTCTACGATATTCTGCCTGAAGCCGGCTTTGAAGTCCGCGATGAGCAGATTTACATGGCTTTCCAGCTGGAAAGGGCCTATAAGGAAAAGAAAACGCTGTTCGCCGAGGCCGGCGTCGGCACGGGTAAAACACTCGTCTACCTGCTCTATGCCGTCGCATATGCGAGGTATACCCGCAGGCCCGCTGTCATCGCTTGCGCCGACGAATCGCTGATCGAGCAGCTGACGAAGGCGGAGGGAGACATCGCCAAGCTGGCGGCTTACCTGGACCTGCAGGTGGACGCCCGGATGGCGAAGTCGCAAAGCCAGTATTTGTGCCTGAACAAGCTCGACGACGTACGGGGCGACGAAGGCTACGAGGCGATTTACGAGTCGCTTCCCGAATTCGTGCGCAAGCCCGACACGCTGCAGGCCTTCCACCCGTACGGCAGCCGCAAGGACTATGCCGGGCTCGACGACGCCCGCTGGTCGAAGATCGGCTGGGACGTGTTCCAGGACTGCTTCGTCTGCCCGCAGCGCCATCGCTGCGGCATGACGCTGTCGCGCGACCATTACCGGAAGTCGCCCGATCTTATCATCTGCTCCCATGATTTCTACATGGAGCATGTGTGGACGGCCGAAGCGCGCAAGCGGGAAGGCCAGCTGCCGCTGCTGCCCGAGCACAGCTCGGTCGTATTCGATGAAGGCCATCTGCTGGAGACGGCGGCTCAGAACGCATTGACCTACAAGCTCCAGCACTCGGTATTTGAATCCATCATCAGCCGTCTGCTGCAGAACGACATCCGCGAAAAGCTGGCATATGCGATCGAGGACGCCATCACCCGCAGCGAGGAGCTGTTCCGTCGCCTGCAGCAGGCCAGCTCTCCCGTCGAAGGCTCCGAACGTCTGGAGTTCGAGCTGACGCCGGGCTTGCTCCGGGAAATCCGCGCATTCCGCTCCTTGCTGGAGGAGATCGAGGAGCAGCTCGTATTCGAGAGCGGCTTGTTCACCCTGGACGGCTATCACCTGACGATCGTGGAAGAGCATCTCGATATGATCGGCACGGCTCTGGCGCTGTTCGAGAAGCCGGAAGGGCTCATCACCTGGCTGCTGCCGGATCCGGACGGCTTGACGCTGGTCATGATGCCGAGGCTGGTCAAGGAAGTGCTTCGGGAGCGGGTATTCGCCAAATCGATGCCGATCATCTTCTCCTCGGCTACGCTGTCGGCGGGTGGCTCCTTCCATTATGCGGCCGATACGCTCGGAATCGAGGATTACTTGAGCTTCAGCACTCCGTCTCCGTACGATTATGCTTCCCAGATGGAGATCCATCTCGATCCTGCCGCGGCAGCGGAGGACAAGAGGCGGCGCACGGTCGATGCGCTCCGCCACAGCGGAGGAAGGGCGCTCCTTCTCTTCCCGTCCCGCAAGCAGCTGGAGTCGTTCCGGGACTGGGCCGCCGGAGCGCCGGAGATGATGGATTACCGCCTGCACTTCGAAGGCACGGCGGAAATAAGCAGCCTGATCACGGCTTTCCAGCAAGACGAGGAAAGCGTCCTGTGCGCCCATACCCTATGGGAAGGACTCGATGTGCCGGGTCCGTCGCTGTCGCTTGTCGTCGTCTGGGATCTGCCTTGGCCGCCGCGTGATCCGGTCTTCAACGCCCGGCGCCAAGCGGCGGAGAGCGCCTTCGAGGAAATCGAGGTTCCGTTCATGCAGCTGAGGCTGCGGCAAGGGATCGGGAGGCTGATCCGGTCGCGCGGCGACAGCGGGGAAGTCGTCATCCTGTCCTCGCAGCTGCTTGACCGTCAAGTTCGGGAAGCCGTCGTGTCGGTATTGCCCGAAGGAACGTTACAGGAGGAGAATTGA
- a CDS encoding AMP-binding protein: protein MSNRPWLSHYPAEVPPTYDYPDQNLAEFLVQTARRHPKRTALEFMGARISYDSLLNQTYRFAAAMNGLGLRKGDRVAVMLPNCPQAVIAYYGVLLAGGIVVMTNPLYMPRELEHQLTDSGAKIIVTLNQLVGRVKQSMAKQPMERIIVTSVADYLSFPKNLLYPIKAKKDGAPIPSIDYDGEELISFRKLLKQSEPMPAAVPIDARNDLALIQYTGGTTGFAKGVMLTHRNLIANTIQSKLWNYRAGGPEERYLAALPFFHVFGMTVLLNQGILNGSTLDLLPRFEIKQVLRAIARNKATVFPGAPTMYIAVINYPDIKKYDLSSIKACISGAASLPLEVQERFEQLTGGKLIEGYGLTEASPVTHANNIWEKRKPGSIGIPFPDTEARIVHPDTGEDVGAGEIGELIVRGPQVMSGYWNRPEDTAGTIKNGWLYTGDLGRMDADGYFFILDRRKDLIIAGGYNIYPREVEEVLFEHPDVEEAIVAGINDPYRGETVKAYIVLRSGAQEDAQALKAFCKERLAAYKVPKVYEFRAALPKTLVGKVLRRKLIEEEQEKEKTAKD from the coding sequence ATGTCAAACCGGCCATGGCTCAGCCATTATCCCGCCGAAGTACCGCCGACCTACGACTACCCGGACCAGAACCTGGCGGAATTCCTGGTCCAGACCGCCCGCAGGCATCCTAAGCGCACCGCGCTGGAATTCATGGGTGCCCGCATCTCCTACGATAGTTTATTGAATCAAACGTACCGCTTCGCAGCTGCCATGAACGGGCTCGGTCTCCGCAAGGGAGACCGGGTCGCGGTCATGCTTCCCAACTGCCCTCAGGCCGTCATCGCCTATTATGGCGTCCTGCTCGCAGGAGGCATCGTCGTCATGACGAATCCGCTGTATATGCCTCGGGAGCTGGAGCATCAGCTGACGGACAGCGGGGCGAAAATCATCGTCACCCTGAACCAGCTCGTCGGCCGCGTGAAGCAATCGATGGCCAAACAGCCGATGGAGCGGATCATCGTCACTTCCGTGGCGGATTATCTGTCCTTTCCGAAGAATCTGCTCTACCCGATCAAGGCCAAAAAGGACGGCGCGCCGATTCCTTCCATCGACTATGACGGCGAGGAGCTGATCTCGTTCCGCAAGCTGCTGAAGCAGTCGGAGCCCATGCCGGCCGCAGTGCCGATCGACGCCCGCAACGATTTGGCACTGATCCAGTACACGGGCGGCACGACCGGCTTCGCCAAGGGCGTCATGCTGACCCATCGCAATCTGATCGCCAATACGATCCAGTCCAAGCTGTGGAACTATCGGGCCGGAGGCCCGGAGGAGCGCTATCTCGCCGCGCTGCCCTTTTTCCACGTCTTCGGCATGACCGTGCTGCTCAACCAGGGCATCCTGAACGGCTCGACGCTTGACCTGCTCCCGAGGTTCGAGATCAAGCAGGTGCTCCGGGCGATCGCCAGAAACAAAGCGACTGTCTTTCCAGGTGCGCCGACGATGTACATTGCCGTCATCAATTATCCCGATATCAAAAAATATGATCTTTCTTCGATTAAAGCCTGCATCAGCGGAGCAGCGTCGCTGCCGCTCGAGGTGCAGGAGAGATTCGAGCAGCTCACGGGAGGCAAGCTGATCGAAGGGTACGGCCTTACGGAGGCGTCGCCGGTCACCCATGCGAACAACATCTGGGAGAAGCGCAAGCCGGGCTCCATCGGCATTCCTTTCCCCGACACGGAAGCGAGGATCGTCCACCCCGATACCGGGGAGGACGTCGGGGCGGGCGAGATCGGAGAGCTGATCGTCCGCGGGCCGCAGGTGATGTCCGGTTATTGGAACCGTCCCGAGGATACGGCGGGCACGATCAAGAACGGCTGGCTCTATACGGGCGATCTCGGCCGGATGGATGCGGACGGCTATTTCTTCATCTTGGACCGGCGCAAGGATCTCATCATCGCGGGAGGGTATAATATCTATCCCCGGGAGGTGGAGGAAGTGCTGTTCGAGCATCCCGACGTCGAGGAGGCGATCGTCGCCGGCATCAACGACCCTTACCGGGGAGAGACGGTGAAGGCTTATATCGTGCTCAGGAGCGGCGCGCAGGAGGATGCTCAGGCGTTGAAGGCGTTTTGCAAGGAAAGGCTTGCCGCCTACAAAGTGCCCAAGGTGTACGAATTCCGCGCGGCGCTGCCCAAGACGCTCGTAGGCAAGGTGCTTCGGCGCAAGCTGATCGAGGAAGAGCAGGAGAAGGAGAAAACGGCAAAGGATTGA
- a CDS encoding NAD-dependent epimerase/dehydratase family protein, giving the protein MGETAVVAGGTGLVGRELLKLLLAEGSYANVVAIGRRPTGLSDPRLEERTMESGQPEQCLEGIPAGYDLFIATGTTIKKAGTQEAFRRVDYELPLRLAEAAASQAAGALVIVSSIGASPGSRYFYLRVKGELERQLEKLSLRRLILLRPSQLLGERQERRPGEKWAAALALPLSVLMVGKLARYRPVHAATVASAMLEAAKSAPAGVTVLESQQIAAIGSTRKGD; this is encoded by the coding sequence ATGGGAGAAACTGCGGTTGTTGCAGGAGGAACCGGCCTTGTCGGCCGCGAGCTGCTCAAGCTGCTGCTTGCCGAAGGCAGCTACGCCAACGTCGTTGCGATCGGACGCCGTCCAACGGGCCTGTCGGATCCAAGGCTGGAGGAGAGGACGATGGAATCCGGCCAGCCGGAGCAATGTCTGGAAGGCATCCCGGCAGGCTACGACCTGTTCATCGCCACGGGCACGACGATCAAGAAAGCGGGTACGCAGGAGGCGTTTCGACGGGTGGATTACGAGCTCCCGCTGCGGCTTGCCGAAGCGGCGGCTTCGCAGGCAGCCGGCGCGCTTGTCATCGTATCGTCGATCGGCGCTTCGCCGGGCTCCCGGTATTTCTATCTCCGGGTCAAGGGAGAGCTGGAGCGGCAGCTGGAGAAGCTGAGTCTGCGGCGTCTGATCCTGCTCAGGCCTTCCCAGCTGCTCGGGGAGCGCCAGGAGCGGAGGCCGGGCGAGAAATGGGCAGCGGCTCTGGCGCTGCCGCTGTCGGTGCTGATGGTCGGCAAGCTGGCCCGCTACCGGCCCGTTCATGCGGCGACGGTAGCGTCAGCGATGCTGGAGGCGGCGAAGAGCGCTCCCGCAGGAGTGACGGTGCTGGAGTCGCAGCAGATTGCCGCCATCGGCTCGACACGGAAAGGAGACTGA
- a CDS encoding MGMT family protein, whose product MQPFTEKVIRVVGAIPEGKVMTYGSVAAAAGSPRAARQVVRILHSMGEKYGLPWHRVVNAAGSVSLPGDAGELQRALLAAEGIEEGLRGAIDLERHRHDADGEAIDGERHRHDADGEQSGGEAGH is encoded by the coding sequence ATGCAGCCTTTTACGGAGAAAGTGATCCGGGTCGTCGGCGCCATCCCGGAAGGCAAGGTCATGACCTACGGCTCGGTCGCGGCAGCGGCCGGAAGCCCGCGCGCCGCCCGCCAGGTCGTCCGCATCCTCCATTCCATGGGGGAGAAGTACGGGCTGCCCTGGCATCGTGTCGTCAACGCGGCTGGCTCCGTGTCGCTGCCGGGAGATGCCGGCGAGCTTCAAAGGGCATTGCTGGCCGCGGAAGGCATCGAAGAAGGCTTGCGCGGAGCGATCGATCTCGAGCGGCATCGGCATGATGCGGACGGAGAGGCAATCGATGGTGAGCGGCATCGGCATGATGCGGATGGAGAGCAGTCCGGCGGCGAAGCCGGACATTAG
- a CDS encoding PaaI family thioesterase, with translation MDNKLEADSSILAKQMAIWEEAAKESFWGFLGAEMQQLENGKCVVCLDVQPHHMNLIGILHGGVYATLIDSAMGMVAMAAHPETAVVTTNLNLNYVSPIREGRLVVSAEIVHQSRKMISTQAYARTEQGDLCAFGTGTFRVLGK, from the coding sequence ATGGACAACAAGTTGGAAGCGGATTCATCGATCCTGGCCAAACAAATGGCGATCTGGGAGGAAGCGGCGAAAGAATCGTTCTGGGGCTTTCTCGGCGCCGAGATGCAGCAGCTGGAAAACGGCAAATGCGTCGTCTGCCTCGATGTCCAGCCGCATCATATGAACCTGATCGGCATTCTGCATGGCGGGGTATATGCGACGCTGATCGATTCCGCGATGGGGATGGTCGCGATGGCTGCCCATCCGGAGACGGCTGTCGTGACGACGAACCTGAACCTTAATTATGTCTCGCCGATCAGGGAAGGGCGGCTGGTCGTCTCGGCGGAGATCGTCCATCAATCCCGCAAGATGATCAGCACGCAGGCATACGCTCGTACGGAGCAAGGGGATTTATGCGCCTTCGGCACCGGAACCTTCCGCGTGCTCGGGAAGTAG
- a CDS encoding DMT family transporter gives MKDTATLDRPLSADKGLFTRSRGIWYVVLGATLWGVDPLFRILLLKTFTSPQIVFLEHLLLSLYAVPVLIHYRHQLTGKLTLGVVGALFFVSWGGSAIATVLFTSAFTMGNFNAVLLLQKLQPLLAIILARFMLKESFPARFSWYLLVALAGTYLLTFGFHAPQLGLHDLGSQAALYSIGAAFLWGGSTVMGKYLLQKKLGFHIVTSLRFLLAIPLLGVLLLAAGDAWKPLGSSGTAAILIVNLLFQAFIPGLLSMLLYYKGLSSTKASIATLAELAFPAVGVLINWIAFGSVLKVHELIGFLLIWGVLVMLSRSTARAAAEQPAA, from the coding sequence TTGAAAGACACAGCTACGCTCGACCGTCCGCTCAGCGCGGACAAAGGCCTGTTCACCCGCAGCCGCGGCATTTGGTACGTCGTTCTCGGCGCGACGCTCTGGGGAGTCGATCCCCTCTTCCGCATCCTGCTCCTGAAAACCTTCACGTCTCCGCAGATCGTTTTCCTGGAGCATCTTCTGCTGTCTCTCTATGCCGTACCGGTCCTTATCCATTATCGTCATCAGCTCACCGGCAAGCTCACTCTCGGCGTCGTCGGAGCCCTGTTCTTCGTCTCCTGGGGCGGCTCCGCCATCGCGACGGTGCTGTTCACCTCCGCGTTCACGATGGGCAACTTCAACGCCGTCCTGCTGCTGCAGAAGCTGCAGCCGCTGCTGGCCATCATTCTCGCCCGCTTCATGCTCAAGGAATCCTTCCCGGCCCGCTTTTCCTGGTATCTGCTCGTCGCGCTCGCCGGAACGTACCTGCTTACATTCGGCTTCCATGCTCCGCAGCTCGGCCTGCATGATCTCGGCTCCCAGGCAGCCCTGTATTCCATCGGCGCCGCTTTCCTATGGGGCGGATCGACCGTCATGGGCAAATACCTGCTGCAGAAGAAGCTCGGCTTCCATATCGTCACTTCGCTCCGCTTCCTGCTCGCCATCCCGCTGCTCGGCGTTCTGCTGCTGGCCGCCGGAGATGCCTGGAAGCCGCTCGGCAGCTCGGGCACGGCTGCGATCCTCATTGTCAACCTGCTCTTCCAGGCTTTCATTCCCGGGCTGCTGAGCATGCTGCTATATTATAAAGGGCTCTCTTCGACCAAGGCTTCCATCGCCACGCTGGCCGAGCTCGCCTTCCCTGCCGTCGGCGTCCTCATCAACTGGATCGCTTTCGGATCCGTGCTCAAGGTCCATGAGCTGATCGGCTTCCTGCTCATCTGGGGCGTGCTCGTCATGCTCAGCCGCAGCACGGCCAGAGCCGCCGCAGAGCAGCCCGCCGCCTAA
- a CDS encoding DUF6509 family protein — protein sequence MEITEFSVEKIKDPFGILDGQRYEYLLQIEVDEEDELYSPSGLYVRAVYKQEGAGGSIIRHEIRERGSDRLLDFGLEDEELAELETFCMAHIADSEANG from the coding sequence ATGGAAATTACGGAATTCAGCGTGGAGAAAATCAAGGATCCGTTCGGCATTCTGGACGGACAGCGGTATGAATACCTGCTTCAGATCGAGGTCGACGAAGAGGACGAGCTGTACTCGCCGAGCGGCCTGTACGTGCGCGCGGTGTACAAGCAGGAAGGAGCGGGAGGCTCCATCATCCGCCATGAAATCCGTGAGCGGGGCAGCGACCGGCTGCTGGACTTCGGCCTTGAGGATGAAGAGCTCGCCGAACTGGAGACGTTCTGCATGGCACATATCGCCGATTCCGAAGCAAACGGATAA
- a CDS encoding MFS transporter encodes MLFKEPKFAWLLLAVLWCFTFAGSLGRIVIAFFQPEITADLGVERDFLGFTWSTAIVLTAVCAPLGGLLADRKGYAAAMGTSAAMNVLGAASVLFIPGTLGYWLGNGLLAGLSGLGATSAYMLVQDWFRHHRAKALALLGSAGSLGLAVLTPLLTQGHKYEWRQLYGVLLFVHLLFLPLAALVFRSRAASRHGDMEQAPPPENNGLSAAPATTLPREDGQKPPAAAPSGSSGAAPAVSPRSWLEKSAALLDMARNRVFLAVSFSLLACGFSMGTVEMNLAAIHQHSHVPAAAIAASLSLLGVLEVCGGLLFSYFLDRSSRSSALALLFGVRVLAFSLLLPHLQLSPVFFSLLFGASYVGAVSGGILLAEESAGGPGGLRTGFLLLVHQLGGAAAALGGGILYRLQHSYQTVITVNLILSALSFLFFLLLSRHLAARRRPSSGSSSKLEASG; translated from the coding sequence ATGCTGTTCAAGGAACCGAAATTCGCCTGGCTGCTTCTGGCCGTCTTGTGGTGCTTTACCTTCGCAGGCTCGCTGGGCCGCATCGTCATCGCCTTTTTCCAGCCGGAAATTACCGCCGATCTCGGCGTCGAACGGGACTTTCTCGGCTTTACGTGGTCGACCGCCATCGTGCTGACCGCCGTATGCGCGCCGCTCGGGGGCCTTCTCGCCGACCGCAAAGGCTACGCAGCGGCGATGGGAACCTCCGCCGCGATGAACGTCCTCGGCGCCGCCTCGGTGCTGTTCATTCCCGGCACGCTCGGATATTGGCTCGGGAACGGCTTGCTTGCCGGATTGAGCGGGCTCGGAGCCACCTCGGCCTACATGCTCGTGCAGGACTGGTTCCGCCATCATCGAGCGAAGGCGCTCGCTCTGCTCGGCAGCGCCGGATCGCTCGGCCTGGCCGTGCTGACGCCGCTGCTGACGCAAGGCCACAAGTACGAGTGGAGACAGCTCTATGGTGTGCTGCTCTTCGTCCACCTGCTGTTCCTGCCTTTGGCGGCGCTCGTCTTCCGGAGCCGGGCGGCAAGCCGGCATGGCGATATGGAACAGGCTCCTCCCCCCGAGAACAATGGGCTCTCCGCAGCTCCTGCAACAACCCTTCCACGTGAGGACGGCCAAAAGCCGCCTGCCGCAGCTCCGTCCGGAAGCTCCGGCGCCGCTCCCGCGGTCTCTCCCCGGAGCTGGCTGGAGAAGTCCGCCGCGCTGCTGGACATGGCCCGAAACCGCGTGTTTCTCGCCGTCTCCTTCTCTCTCCTTGCCTGCGGCTTCAGCATGGGCACCGTGGAAATGAACCTGGCAGCCATCCATCAGCACTCGCATGTGCCGGCAGCGGCAATCGCCGCCTCCCTCAGCCTGCTCGGCGTCCTCGAAGTTTGCGGCGGGCTCCTGTTCTCCTATTTCCTGGACCGCTCCTCCCGATCTTCAGCGCTGGCTTTGCTGTTTGGAGTCCGCGTCCTCGCCTTCTCCCTGCTGCTTCCCCATCTGCAGCTGTCGCCTGTATTTTTCTCGCTGCTCTTCGGCGCAAGCTATGTTGGCGCCGTATCGGGCGGCATTCTGCTCGCGGAGGAGAGCGCCGGCGGACCGGGCGGGCTGCGCACCGGCTTTCTGCTGCTCGTCCATCAGCTCGGAGGAGCGGCTGCCGCGCTCGGAGGAGGCATCCTTTACCGGCTTCAGCATTCGTACCAGACCGTCATAACCGTCAATCTGATATTGAGCGCGCTGTCTTTCCTCTTCTTTCTCCTGCTCTCCCGGCATCTTGCCGCAAGACGCCGCCCATCGAGCGGCAGCTCATCGAAGCTGGAGGCCTCGGGCTGA